A window of Diadema setosum chromosome 2, eeDiaSeto1, whole genome shotgun sequence contains these coding sequences:
- the LOC140246331 gene encoding uncharacterized protein codes for MGPKKCSLPYGTPPNIHESSNCSGKRDAPLPNVNYEDRKSNAEAMVVSFIAENNLPFTMTSKVLDLAKELSRDHKVLADLSLDRTSCTYKLKEGLASVCHKRLVAEMKKNPFSINIDECTAKNNKRVLSVLVSYFSEDLGMSIVHHYVSLQLTTVNANTVFHAVKKALEEDEIPFTNVVSSLSDSAAYMRGSKTGFEKRLQDVATNMLDIDGDLCHHIHNVVKKYCQHFDHQVEGLCDDLYNDFHYSPDLQEHLATISTALGTACKVPLERVAHRWLSSFDVTVRNVEMVKALTVFYYAWVDSNKQSEFEGLVKAIINEAKANKKNVYDVIMKLKMKQLTPQGLKRKKRIVQKLFVERNLTLALMHHYTSILPMFKSFVLTFEQKEPMIHKAHDSITDLFRQFLACFIKHEGVSELTARQLAELDISENLLKCSQVYVGKACEKELLKMSAEAARSFLSKH; via the exons ATGGGGCCGAAAAAGTGTAGCCTTCCCTACGGTACACCTCCTAACATTCACGAGTCATCAAACTGTTCTGGCAAAAGAGATGCACCTCTTCCCAATGTGAATTATGAAGACCGAAAATCCAATGCTGAAGCTATGGTTGTTTCCTTCATTGCTGAGAACAATTTGCCATTCACTATGACTTCAAAGGTCTTAGACCTTGCCAAAGAGTTATCCAGAGATCACAAAGTTTTGGCTGATCTTTCTTTGGACCGAACATCATGCACTTACAAGCTCAAGGAAGGATTAGCTAGTGTCTGTCATAAGCGTTTGGTGGCAGAAATGAAGAAGAACCCTTTCTCAATAAACATAGATGAATGTACGgccaaaaataacaaaagggTTTTGAGTGTTCTCGTGTCGTATTTCTCAGAAGATTTGGGAATGTCTATAGTTCATCATTATGTGTCATTACAACTGACCACTGTCAACGCAAACACTGTTTTCCATGCAGTAAAGAAAGCACTAGAGGAAGATGAGATACCTTTCACGAATGTTGTATCATCCCTTAGCGATTCTGCTGCTTACATGAGGGGAAGCAAGACTGGTTTTGAAAAGAGACTTCAGGATGTTGCTACAAACATGCTAGACATTGATGGTGACCTATGTCATCACATTCACAATGTTGTAAAAAAATATTGTCAACACTTCGACCATCAAGTAGAAGGACTATGTGATGATTTGTACAATGACTTTCATTACAGTCCTGATTTGCAGGAGCACTTAGCCACAATCAGCACTGCCCTTGGCACTGCATGTAAGGTTCCACTTGAGAGAGTTGCACATCGTTGGCTGTCTTCATTTGACGTCACCGTAAGAAATGTGGAAATGGTAAAGGCCCTCACTGTTTTCTATTATGCGTGGGTGGACAGTAACAAGCAAAGTGAATTCGAAGGCTTAGTAAAAGCAATAATCAATGAAGCCAAAGCCAACAAGAAGAATGTGTATGACGTTATCATGAAATTGAAGATGAAACAGCTGACACCCCAGGGATTAAAACGCAAGAAAAGAATTGTTCAAAAACTCTTCGTGGAAAGGAATCTCACTCTGGCATTGATGCATCACTACACCAGCATACTGCCCATGTTCAAAAGTTTTGTTCTCACTTTTGAACAGAAGGAACCTATGATCCACAAAGCACATGACAGCATCACTGACTTGTTCAGACAATTTCTTGCATGCTTTATTAAGCATGAAGGTGTGAGTGAATTAACAGCCAGGCAGCTTGCAGAATTGGACATCAGTGAAAACTTGTTGAAGTGCTCACAGGTCTATGTAGGAAAGGCCTGTGAGAAGGAACTGCTCAAAATGAGTGCGGAAGCTGCACGTTCATTTCTCTCTAAA CATTAG